One Spinacia oleracea cultivar Varoflay chromosome 4, BTI_SOV_V1, whole genome shotgun sequence DNA segment encodes these proteins:
- the LOC110802517 gene encoding malate dehydrogenase [NADP], chloroplastic, translated as MAVAELSPCYQTQIVKPPHLSWLSNNHKLNLLGLPKASRITEICCSLAPNQVQTPVAVPTGAQSIKPECYGVFCWTYDLKKEEETRSWKKMITIAISGAAGTISNHLLFKLASGVVFGPDQPIALKLLGSEKSFHALEGVAMELEDSLYPLLREVSIGIDPYEVFEDAEWALLIGAKPRGPGMERADLLDINGKIYAEQGKALNAVASPNVKVIVVGNPCNTNALICLKNAPNIPAKNFHALTRLDENRAKCQLALKAGVFYDKVSNVTIWGNHSTTQVPDFLNAQIGGVPVKEVIKDQKWLEEEFTEKVRKRGGVLIQKWGRSSAASTAVSIVDAIKSLITPTPPGDWFSSGVYTNGNPYGIAEDLIYSMPCRSKGDGDYELVKDVIFDDYLRKRIKTSEEELLAEKRCTAHLTGEGIAVCDLPAGDTMLPGEM; from the exons ATGGCTGTGGCAGAGCTTTCTCCTTGTTATCAAACTCAAATTGTTAAACCTCCCCATCTTTCGTGGTTGTCGAATAACCATAAATTGAATCTTCTAGGGCTTCCTAAAGCATCAAGGATTACCGAGATTTGTTGCTCTCTTGCTCCCAA tcaagttcaaactcCGGTTGCTGTTCCTACTGGTGCCCAGAGCATCAAGCCTGAATGCTATGGAGTTTTCTGCTGGACTTACGATTTGAAAAAG GAGGAGGAGACCAGATCATGGAAGAAAATGATCACAATTGCCATTTCAGGTGCAGCTGGGACAATATCAAACCATTTGCTATTCAAA CTTGCTTCTGGTGTGGTATTCGGACCAGATCAACCAATTGCTTTGAAATTACTAGGATCTGAAAAGTCATTTCATGCTCTAGAAG GAGTAGCAATGGAACTTGAGGACTCATTATATCCATTGCTAAGGGAAGTTAGCATTGGCATTGATCCTTATGAGGTATTCGAAGATGCTGAATGGGCCCTTCTAATTGGAGCCAAGCCTCGTGGGCCTGGTATGGAACGAGCTGACTTGTTGGACATTAATGGAAAGATTTATGCTGAGCAA GGAAAAGCACTCAATGCTGTAGCATCACCTAATGTCAAAGTTATTGTGGTTGGAAATCCCTGCAACACCAA TGCACTAATCTGCTTGAAAAATGCTCCAAATATACCCGCAAAGAATTTTCATGCCTTGACTAGATTAGATGAAAACCGAGCTAAATGTCAG CTGGCACTAAAAGCTGGTGTGTTCTATGACAAGGTATCTAATGTGACCATTTGGGGAAACCACTCAACCACTCAG GTTCCAGATTTTCTAAATGCCCAAATTGGTGGGGTTCCTGTCAAAGAAGTTATAAAGGACCAGAAGTGGTTAGAAGAGGAGTTTACTGAGAAAGTTCGGAAG AGAGGTGGAGTGCTAATTCAGAAATGGGGTAGATCTTCTGCTGCGTCAACTGCTGTATCAATTGTTGACGCTATAAAATCCCTTATAACCCCAACTCCACCCGGTGACTGGTTTTCTTCTGGG GTTTATACCAATGGAAATCCTTATGGTATAGCTGAGGATCTTATTTATAGTATGCCTTGCAGATCAAAG GGAGATGGTGATTATGAGCTTGTCAAGGATGTGATATTTGATGATTATCTTCGTAAGAGAATAAAAACG TCTGAAGAGGAATTATTGGCTGAAAAGCGATGCACAGCACACCTTACTGGAGAG GGTATTGCTGTTTGTGATCTTCCAGCAGGAGACACGATGCTTCCTGGAGAAATGTAG
- the LOC110802519 gene encoding acyl-CoA-binding domain-containing protein 4 isoform X1 encodes MENGDQTADVGTWYSNLAHGQWVKLPVAGRRPPGRYEHAAAVVGQKLYISGGSRNGRHLSDIQVLDFTNFTWSSMKLPNALTAAQSENDTLVQHFPATSGHHMIVWGQKLLLLDGHSKNSSYVTVRYLDLETQQCGVMETIGELPVARAGESVTLVGFKLIMFGGEDTHRKLLNSIHILDLDTMSWNEVEATQNPPSPRYDHVAAVHAERYLLVFGGCSHSTCFNDLYVLDLETMEWSQPETRGDYVSPRAGHSGITVNGNWYIVGGGDNKNGALDTLILDMTKLVWSVVTTVNPRDPLASEGISICVALIRGDQYLVAFGGYNGNYNNEVLVMKPKLKDSARPKMYLSPAAAAAAASVTAAYSYSSGKQLDFTRIEDTTAEGASQKQDGFAGTTSTKDSKRLLELSLAEVREENSMLKGKVDEINNNHEELSKELSSVQGQLISERSRCFKLEAQIAELQSMLEALPSVEAEVQSLRKEKFTI; translated from the exons ATGGAAAATGGAGATCAAACTGCTGATGTTGGAACTTGGTACTCTAATTTGGCCCATGGTCAATGGGTGAAACTTCCTGTTGCCGGTCGTCGACCCCCGGGTCGTTACGAG CATGCTGCAGCTGTTGTTGGGCAGAAACTCTACATTTCTGGTGGTAGTCGTAATGGTCGCCACTTATCGGATATTCAG GTTTTAGATTTTACAAACTTCACATGGTCGTCAATGAAGCTACCGAATGCCTTGACTGCAGCTCAATCTGAAAATGATACCTTGGTACAACACTTCCCAGCCACATCAGGTCACCATATG ATTGTGTGGGGACAAAAACTGCTGCTTCTTGATGGGCATTCTAAGAATTCTAGTTATGTCACAG TGCGATATTTGGATCTAGAGACGCAGCAATGTGGTGTTATGGAGACTATCGGAGAGCTTCCG GTTGCTCGTGCTGGAGAGTCtgtgacactggttggctttaaATTGATAATGTTTGGTGGGGAAGATACTCACCGTAAGCTTCTGAATAGTATACATATTCTTGACCTCGATACAATGAGTTGGAATGAAGTTGAGGCTAC GCAGAACCCACCTTCTCCAAGATATGATCACGTAGCTGCTGTACATGCTGAACGTTACCTTCTAGTATTTGGTGGCTGTTCTCATTCTACTTGCTTCAATGACTTGTATGTGCTAGACTTAGAAACA ATGGAGTGGTCTCAACCTGAGACCCGGGGTGATTACGTCTCTCCCAGAGCTGGACATTCTGGTATTACCGTCAATGGGAACTGGTACATAGTTGGTGGAGGAGATAATAAGAATG GAGCCCTGGATACACTAATCTTAGATATGACCAAACTTGTTTGGTCTGTGGTGACTACGGTTAATCCAAGAGATCCACTTGCCAGTGAG GGAATCAGCATCTGCGTAGCTCTCATTCGCGGGGATCAATATTTAGTTGCATTTGGTGGATATAATGGAAATTATAACAATGAG GTACTTGTTATGAAACCTAAATTGAAGGACTCTGCACGTCCTAAGATGTACTTATCACCTGCTGCAGCTGCTGCAGCAGCATCTGTGACCGCAGCTTATTCTTATAGTTCAGGGAAGCAGTTGGATTTCACAAGGATAGAGGACACTACAGCTGAGGGTGCCAGCCAAAAGCAGGATGGTTTTGCTGGTACGACTAGCACCAAAGATTCTAAAAGACTGTTGGAATTGTCACTTGCTGAAGTTAGAGAAGAAAATTCTATGCTGAAAGGAAAGGTTGATGAAATCAACAATAACCATGAAGAGTTATCGAAG GAACTTTCTTCTGTCCAAGGGCAACTGATATCAGAGAGATCAAGATGCTTTAAGTTGGAG GCACAGATAGCAGAATTACAAAGTATGCTAGAAGCACTACCTTCCGTAGAGGCTGAAGTGCAATCACTAAGAAAGGAGAAATTCACTATTTAG